A region of Dermochelys coriacea isolate rDerCor1 chromosome 1, rDerCor1.pri.v4, whole genome shotgun sequence DNA encodes the following proteins:
- the MRPL48 gene encoding 39S ribosomal protein L48, mitochondrial isoform X2 translates to MFLKQAFALSRVTAARESPICAVGSTLLSCNRHYRSQPTHGIGRFRHLLPLELSKRKRDRIRMKEISAGSDHAYGDLNIQMTAYDMCLVEHFAQYVHKLCNRLSIRVIESYAKPTKTTEVMLVQEQGSRLYLDAVLTTHQRVVQISGLSSTFAPVLLEVIQSNQPEGVHLSVKEHTEADFKVRLKARPELEELMAQMS, encoded by the exons ATGTTTCTAAAACAGGCATTTGCTCTTAGCAG AGTAACAGCAGCCAGAGAGAGCCCCATCTGTGCTGTAG GCAGCACGTTGTTGAGCTGCAACAGACACTACAGGTCCCAGCCTACGCATGGCATTGGGAGGTTCAGACACCTGCTTCCACTGGAG CTTTCAAAGAGGAAAAGGGACAGGATACGGATGAAGGAGATTAGTGCTGGATCAGATCATGCATATGGAGACCTGAACATACAGATGACTGCGTACGACATGTGCCTGGTGGAGCATTTTGCTCAATATGTTCATAAACTCTGCAACCGACTCTCCATTAGAGTGATCGAAAG CTATGCGAAGCCCACTAAAACCACGGAGGTAATGCTTGTGCAGGAGCAAGGGTCCAGGCTGTACCTAGATGCTGTTCTTACAACCCACCAGCGAGTTGTACAG ATCAGTGGTTTGAGTTCAACGTTTGCTCCTGTACTCTTGGAGGTTATTCAGAGTAACCAGCCCGAAGGGGTCCATCTGTCGGTGAAAGAG caTACAGAGGCAGACTTCAAGGTTCGATTAAAGGCTCGACCGGAACTTGAAGAGCTGATGGCGCAAATGAGCTGA
- the MRPL48 gene encoding 39S ribosomal protein L48, mitochondrial isoform X1 codes for MRAALGKVLCLGKEMFLKQAFALSRVTAARESPICAVGSTLLSCNRHYRSQPTHGIGRFRHLLPLELSKRKRDRIRMKEISAGSDHAYGDLNIQMTAYDMCLVEHFAQYVHKLCNRLSIRVIESYAKPTKTTEVMLVQEQGSRLYLDAVLTTHQRVVQISGLSSTFAPVLLEVIQSNQPEGVHLSVKEHTEADFKVRLKARPELEELMAQMS; via the exons ATGCGCGCGGCGCTGGGGAAG GTTCTATGCTTGGGGAAGGAAATGTTTCTAAAACAGGCATTTGCTCTTAGCAG AGTAACAGCAGCCAGAGAGAGCCCCATCTGTGCTGTAG GCAGCACGTTGTTGAGCTGCAACAGACACTACAGGTCCCAGCCTACGCATGGCATTGGGAGGTTCAGACACCTGCTTCCACTGGAG CTTTCAAAGAGGAAAAGGGACAGGATACGGATGAAGGAGATTAGTGCTGGATCAGATCATGCATATGGAGACCTGAACATACAGATGACTGCGTACGACATGTGCCTGGTGGAGCATTTTGCTCAATATGTTCATAAACTCTGCAACCGACTCTCCATTAGAGTGATCGAAAG CTATGCGAAGCCCACTAAAACCACGGAGGTAATGCTTGTGCAGGAGCAAGGGTCCAGGCTGTACCTAGATGCTGTTCTTACAACCCACCAGCGAGTTGTACAG ATCAGTGGTTTGAGTTCAACGTTTGCTCCTGTACTCTTGGAGGTTATTCAGAGTAACCAGCCCGAAGGGGTCCATCTGTCGGTGAAAGAG caTACAGAGGCAGACTTCAAGGTTCGATTAAAGGCTCGACCGGAACTTGAAGAGCTGATGGCGCAAATGAGCTGA